In the uncultured Methanobacterium sp. genome, one interval contains:
- a CDS encoding ectoine synthase, whose protein sequence is MIVRTVEEIEGSSREVFAENNNWVSKRFIIAEDNMGFSFNETIIYANTETLIWYKNHVEAVYCVDGKGEIETTNDGAVYPIKPGTMYALDKHDRHYLRAYEKDLKLLCVFNPALVGDEVHDRDGSYVKQRHHSF, encoded by the coding sequence ATGATAGTTAGAACCGTCGAGGAGATTGAAGGTAGCAGTCGAGAAGTTTTCGCTGAAAATAATAACTGGGTTAGCAAGCGTTTCATTATAGCAGAAGACAACATGGGATTTTCTTTCAATGAAACCATAATTTATGCCAATACTGAAACTTTAATTTGGTATAAAAACCATGTAGAAGCCGTTTACTGTGTAGATGGCAAAGGGGAAATTGAAACAACAAATGATGGTGCTGTTTATCCCATTAAACCCGGCACCATGTATGCTCTGGACAAACACGACCGTCATTACCTTCGAGCTTATGAAAAAGACCTTAAGTTGTTATGTGTCTTTAATCCAGCACTGGTGGGTGATGAGGTTCATGATAGGGATGGTTCATATGTTAAACAAAGACATCATAGTTTCTGA
- the ectB gene encoding diaminobutyrate--2-oxoglutarate transaminase, whose translation MKTFKQHESQVRSYIRSFPVIFQKAKGSKLYDEQKNEYIDFFAGAGTINYGHNNPLVSEALIKYIQEDGIIHGLDKATTAKKIFLEKFYDIILHPRHMEYKIQFTGPTGTNAVETALKLVKIVKGRSNIIAFTNAFHGLTMGSMAVTANSFYRDEAFINRTNVSFMPFDGYLGDEVNTADYLRKYLEDQSSGVDLPAAIILETIQAEGGINVASDEWLRDIEQICKDFDILLIVDDIQVGNGRSGSFFSFESSGINPDIITLSKSIGGGLPLSLVLMKSELDQWKPGEHTGTFRGYNLAFIASSKLLSYWENDNLSKAVESKGKILKERLMEIKNQYPAIQAEVRGKGLIYGLEIPLRGFCSEVAEEAFSRGLLIELAGSEDNVLKFLSPLTIEPDLLKKGINIVEDSIKTVLEKREAMIGELNNDS comes from the coding sequence ATGAAAACTTTCAAACAACATGAATCACAAGTTCGTAGTTATATAAGAAGTTTCCCCGTAATATTTCAGAAAGCAAAGGGTTCAAAATTATATGATGAACAAAAAAATGAATACATTGACTTTTTTGCAGGTGCAGGAACCATAAACTATGGACATAACAACCCCCTGGTTTCAGAAGCTTTAATAAAATATATACAAGAAGATGGGATTATTCATGGTCTGGATAAAGCTACAACTGCCAAAAAAATATTTCTAGAGAAATTTTACGATATTATATTACATCCCCGGCATATGGAATACAAGATACAATTTACTGGACCTACCGGTACTAATGCTGTTGAAACCGCATTGAAACTAGTTAAAATAGTTAAAGGTAGGAGTAATATCATTGCATTTACCAATGCATTCCACGGGCTGACCATGGGGTCCATGGCTGTAACTGCCAATTCATTTTACAGAGATGAAGCATTTATAAACCGAACTAATGTAAGTTTCATGCCTTTTGATGGTTATTTGGGAGATGAGGTTAATACCGCAGATTATCTCCGGAAGTACTTGGAAGATCAAAGCAGTGGAGTGGACTTACCCGCTGCCATAATTTTGGAAACCATTCAAGCTGAAGGCGGCATAAATGTGGCCAGTGATGAATGGCTAAGAGATATCGAACAGATATGTAAAGATTTTGATATATTATTAATTGTGGATGATATTCAAGTAGGAAACGGCCGAAGTGGAAGTTTTTTCAGTTTTGAAAGTTCCGGGATCAACCCAGATATTATAACACTTTCTAAATCAATTGGAGGGGGCTTGCCATTATCACTGGTACTAATGAAATCTGAATTGGATCAGTGGAAACCCGGAGAACATACCGGTACATTCAGAGGCTATAACCTTGCTTTCATAGCCTCTTCAAAACTTTTAAGCTACTGGGAAAATGATAACCTTTCCAAAGCTGTAGAAAGTAAAGGAAAAATACTAAAAGAAAGGTTAATGGAAATAAAAAACCAATATCCTGCAATTCAAGCAGAAGTACGTGGCAAAGGACTAATATACGGACTTGAAATTCCTTTAAGAGGTTTCTGCAGTGAAGTAGCAGAAGAAGCATTTTCAAGAGGTCTGCTAATAGAATTGGCAGGTTCAGAGGATAATGTGTTAAAATTCCTATCTCCATTAACCATTGAACCTGATTTACTTAAAAAAGGTATAAACATAGTTGAAGATTCAATTAAAACGGTTTTAGAAAAAAGAGAAGCAATGATTGGGGAATTGAATAATGATAGTTAG
- the ectA gene encoding diaminobutyrate acetyltransferase produces MGSQNDENKPINIRKPQIDDGDQIYHLVKKSKPLDINSLYNYLLICAHFDQTSIVAELDDEIIGFISAYINPNQKKTLFIWQVAVHPAMRGQNLATKMIMDILKKDKIKSVEFIETTVTPSNQASMSLFVKIASQLNTNLLKFPFFTSAHFGKSNHEEELLLRIGPLTK; encoded by the coding sequence ATGGGCTCGCAAAATGATGAAAATAAGCCAATAAATATTCGAAAACCTCAAATAGACGATGGGGATCAGATTTACCATCTGGTAAAAAAAAGTAAGCCACTCGATATTAATTCATTATATAATTATCTGCTGATATGTGCTCATTTTGATCAGACCAGCATAGTAGCAGAATTAGATGATGAAATAATTGGTTTTATATCTGCTTACATTAATCCCAATCAAAAAAAAACTCTTTTTATATGGCAAGTAGCAGTGCATCCTGCTATGCGTGGTCAAAACCTGGCAACCAAAATGATAATGGATATACTCAAAAAAGACAAGATTAAATCAGTTGAATTCATTGAAACGACAGTAACACCCTCAAATCAAGCATCAATGTCTTTATTTGTGAAAATAGCTTCTCAACTGAATACTAATCTTTTGAAATTCCCCTTTTTCACCAGTGCCCACTTTGGGAAATCGAATCATGAAGAGGAATTACTTCTTCGAATAGGCCCCTTAACTAAATAG
- the galE gene encoding UDP-glucose 4-epimerase GalE, with protein MILVTGGAGYIGSHANKELNLAGYETVVLDNMSYGHQDFLKWGVFEEVDLGDTEAIRDVFRKYEIEAVMHFAAFTYVGESVEDPQKYYLNNLRNTLNLFQVMNEFQVKKLVFSSTCATYGNPQKIPLTEDHPQNPINPYGQGKLMVEKVLKDYSRAYGLRYVSLRYFNAAGADPEQDVGERHHPETHLIPLILDAAAGKREDIKIFGTDYPTPDGTCIRDYIHVTDLADAHIKALKYLEAGGQSEVFNLGNGNGFSVREVIEEAKKVTGNQIKATEIERRPGDPPILVGSSKKAREILKWQPKYDDLTKIITTAWEWYKKDN; from the coding sequence GCAAATAAGGAGCTTAACCTGGCAGGATACGAAACAGTGGTACTGGATAACATGAGCTACGGACACCAGGACTTCCTGAAGTGGGGAGTCTTTGAAGAAGTGGATCTAGGGGACACAGAAGCAATCAGAGATGTTTTCCGGAAATATGAGATAGAAGCAGTGATGCATTTTGCAGCATTCACCTATGTAGGGGAATCAGTGGAAGACCCCCAGAAATACTACCTCAACAACCTCCGAAACACCCTGAACCTCTTCCAGGTGATGAATGAGTTCCAAGTGAAGAAGCTGGTCTTTTCATCCACATGTGCCACCTATGGGAACCCTCAGAAAATCCCCTTAACCGAGGACCATCCTCAAAACCCCATAAACCCCTACGGCCAGGGGAAACTCATGGTGGAAAAGGTTTTAAAGGACTACAGCCGGGCCTATGGTCTTCGTTATGTCTCCCTCCGTTACTTCAACGCAGCAGGTGCAGATCCAGAACAAGATGTAGGGGAAAGACACCATCCCGAAACACACCTGATACCACTCATACTGGACGCTGCTGCAGGTAAAAGAGAAGATATTAAGATTTTTGGAACAGACTACCCCACACCGGACGGTACCTGTATCAGGGATTACATACACGTAACTGATCTGGCAGATGCCCATATAAAAGCCCTCAAATACTTGGAAGCAGGGGGTCAGAGTGAAGTTTTCAACCTGGGAAATGGAAATGGATTTTCCGTCCGGGAAGTAATAGAAGAAGCCAAAAAAGTTACTGGTAACCAAATAAAAGCCACAGAAATAGAAAGAAGACCCGGTGATCCGCCCATCCTGGTTGGAAGTTCAAAGAAGGCTAGGGAAATCCTCAAATGGCAACCAAAATATGATGATTTAACTAAAATCATTACCACAGCATGGGAGTGGTATAAGAAGGATAATTAA